The Oikeobacillus pervagus genome has a segment encoding these proteins:
- a CDS encoding sporulation protein has protein sequence MSFFNKVLASVGIGSAKVDTKLEKSSFIAGEYMNGVVEINGGQIEQKIDAIYITILTTYIRESNDKKYTDHAAIQKVQISDPFTIQANEIKTIPFSLQLPLDTPITYGRSRVWLATGLDIKNAVDPHDKDFIEVRPNSLTSAILEEIQKLGFRLREVECEQASNRIRRRYPFIQEFEFVPTSGPFRGKLDELEVMFLEQSEQSTEILLQVDRRARGIGSFLAEALEMDESFVRLSVAIEDLPQLRSILQQTISKHC, from the coding sequence ATGTCTTTTTTTAATAAAGTTCTTGCAAGTGTTGGAATTGGAAGTGCGAAGGTTGATACGAAGCTTGAAAAATCAAGTTTTATAGCGGGTGAATATATGAATGGGGTGGTAGAAATTAACGGAGGTCAAATAGAACAAAAGATTGATGCTATTTATATTACCATTTTGACCACTTACATCCGCGAATCAAATGATAAAAAATATACAGATCATGCCGCCATACAAAAAGTTCAAATATCAGATCCTTTTACTATTCAAGCCAATGAAATAAAAACAATTCCTTTTTCACTACAATTACCTTTGGATACCCCTATTACGTATGGACGCTCCAGAGTATGGCTAGCAACAGGATTGGACATAAAGAACGCGGTTGATCCACATGACAAGGATTTTATTGAAGTGCGTCCTAATTCTCTTACTTCTGCAATATTGGAAGAAATACAAAAACTAGGTTTTCGATTGCGTGAGGTAGAATGTGAACAAGCATCTAACCGAATAAGAAGAAGGTACCCGTTTATTCAAGAATTTGAATTTGTCCCAACGAGTGGTCCTTTTCGTGGGAAACTGGATGAGTTAGAGGTGATGTTTTTAGAACAATCTGAGCAGTCTACTGAAATATTACTTCAAGTAGACCGCCGTGCACGTGGAATTGGGAGTTTTCTTGCCGAAGCTCTAGAAATGGATGAAAGTTTTGTCAGACTTTCTGTTGCGATTGAAGATCTACCACAATTACGGTCCATTCTTCAACAAACCATTAGCAAACATTGTTAA
- a CDS encoding YodL domain-containing protein translates to MDKIFSFLTMGMKKKYDVTFFQTPRYGDEQGYSPVYQFHIDGKNHEEVLENSFRTFNVADLIPFDFSARLMTTGDIIYINEGKQEHFYRLESGGWKKIKREYVR, encoded by the coding sequence ATGGATAAAATTTTTTCGTTTCTTACAATGGGAATGAAGAAGAAATATGATGTGACGTTTTTTCAAACACCTCGTTACGGAGATGAACAGGGATATTCGCCCGTTTATCAGTTTCATATTGATGGAAAAAATCATGAAGAAGTATTAGAAAATTCTTTTCGCACATTTAATGTTGCCGATTTAATCCCTTTTGATTTTTCAGCACGTTTAATGACAACTGGGGATATTATTTACATAAATGAAGGGAAACAAGAACATTTTTATCGTTTGGAGTCGGGAGGATGGAAAAAGATCAAGAGGGAATATGTACGATGA
- the deoD gene encoding purine-nucleoside phosphorylase — MSIHIGAKENEIADTVLLPGDPLRAKYIAETFLENISCYNEIRNMFGYTGMYKGKRISVQGTGMGVPSISIYINELMQSYEVQNLIRVGTCGAIQKDVNVRDVILAMTASTDSQMNRFTFNGIDYSPTANWDLLKKAFDVGTEKGLSLKVGNVFTADMFYNDHAEHEKWAQYGILAIEMETAALYTLAAKFGRKALSVLTVSDHILTGEETTAAERQSTFNEMIEVALEAAIKE; from the coding sequence ATGAGTATACATATTGGAGCAAAAGAAAATGAAATTGCTGATACCGTTCTATTGCCAGGGGACCCATTGCGCGCAAAATATATAGCTGAGACATTTTTAGAAAATATTAGTTGCTATAATGAAATCCGGAATATGTTCGGATATACAGGTATGTATAAAGGAAAGCGGATATCTGTTCAAGGAACAGGAATGGGGGTTCCTTCGATTTCCATTTATATTAATGAATTGATGCAAAGCTACGAAGTACAGAATCTCATTAGGGTTGGAACATGTGGAGCGATCCAAAAAGATGTCAACGTTCGCGATGTGATTCTCGCGATGACGGCATCAACTGATTCACAAATGAATCGTTTCACATTTAATGGGATTGATTATTCCCCGACTGCCAACTGGGATTTATTAAAAAAAGCGTTTGATGTAGGAACAGAAAAGGGATTAAGTTTAAAGGTAGGGAATGTGTTTACCGCTGATATGTTTTATAATGATCATGCTGAACATGAAAAATGGGCCCAATATGGGATATTAGCCATTGAAATGGAAACAGCAGCATTATATACATTAGCGGCTAAATTTGGTCGTAAAGCTCTTTCTGTTCTAACCGTCAGTGACCATATTCTAACAGGTGAAGAGACAACAGCAGCGGAAAGACAATCCACTTTTAATGAAATGATTGAAGTTGCACTAGAAGCAGCTATCAAGGAATAA
- a CDS encoding YozD family protein, giving the protein MREIEVYIDTEEIAEFFFQELIRRGFVPSEMELDEIADITFDYLLAKCIIDEEIEEEE; this is encoded by the coding sequence GTGCGGGAAATTGAAGTGTATATTGATACAGAAGAAATTGCTGAATTCTTTTTCCAAGAACTTATTAGACGAGGGTTTGTTCCATCTGAAATGGAACTGGATGAAATCGCTGATATTACATTTGATTACCTACTTGCTAAATGCATCATTGATGAAGAAATTGAGGAAGAAGAATAA
- a CDS encoding M15 family metallopeptidase → MNKWFIASAIVFLLAGCQNADPQKTEDTVKKTVHQEKKTKTGPQLKAVFFNQIKEVNGKKIIANPENTLSLVNKHYFLPGEYTPTDLVRPNVRFSFGDQDIEKSYLRKQAAKALEEMFSNAKQQGVHLFAVSGYRSYDRQVAILNNEIARVGETKASQAVAPPGQSEHQTGLSMDISAESVKFNLTEDFENTTEGKWLAENAHQYGFILRYPKGKESLTGYKYEPWHFRYVGKQAAKEIYENKWTLEEYFNNVEKI, encoded by the coding sequence ATGAACAAATGGTTTATTGCATCAGCAATCGTCTTCCTTTTAGCAGGCTGTCAAAATGCAGATCCACAAAAAACGGAAGATACAGTGAAGAAAACGGTTCATCAAGAAAAGAAAACAAAAACAGGGCCACAATTAAAGGCTGTATTCTTTAATCAAATTAAAGAGGTGAATGGAAAAAAAATCATTGCAAATCCCGAAAATACGTTATCCCTTGTAAATAAACATTATTTTCTTCCTGGTGAATATACTCCAACTGATTTAGTTCGCCCTAATGTCCGATTTTCATTTGGCGATCAAGACATAGAGAAGAGCTATTTGAGAAAACAAGCAGCGAAGGCTCTCGAAGAAATGTTTTCAAATGCAAAACAACAAGGAGTCCATCTTTTTGCTGTTTCGGGCTATCGATCATATGACCGTCAAGTAGCGATCTTAAACAATGAAATTGCACGGGTTGGAGAAACAAAGGCGTCTCAAGCGGTAGCACCGCCAGGCCAAAGTGAGCATCAAACAGGTCTCTCGATGGATATCTCAGCGGAAAGTGTGAAATTTAACTTAACAGAGGATTTCGAGAATACGACAGAAGGAAAATGGCTCGCTGAAAACGCCCATCAATATGGATTTATTTTACGATATCCTAAAGGAAAAGAGTCCCTTACTGGTTATAAGTATGAACCATGGCATTTTCGTTATGTCGGGAAACAAGCAGCAAAAGAAATCTACGAAAACAAGTGGACACTGGAGGAATATTTTAATAATGTAGAGAAGATTTAA
- a CDS encoding metal-sensing transcriptional repressor, with protein sequence MNHLDHSKKTHRNDEEKKQLMNRLKRIEGQVRGIQKMVEEDRYCVDILVQITAINSALKKVGMNLLERHTNHCVIDAIQSGQGEESIAELMKVFEQFSRT encoded by the coding sequence TTGAACCATTTAGATCATTCAAAGAAAACCCATAGAAATGATGAAGAAAAGAAGCAGTTAATGAACCGGTTAAAAAGAATTGAAGGTCAAGTTCGTGGAATACAGAAAATGGTGGAAGAGGATCGCTACTGTGTCGATATTTTAGTTCAAATTACCGCTATTAATTCCGCATTGAAAAAAGTCGGAATGAATTTGCTGGAACGTCATACGAACCATTGTGTGATCGATGCCATTCAATCAGGGCAAGGGGAGGAATCTATTGCAGAATTAATGAAAGTTTTTGAGCAATTTAGTCGGACATAA